One stretch of Alcaligenes faecalis DNA includes these proteins:
- a CDS encoding phytoene desaturase family protein yields MGAETVVDAIVVGAGHNGLAAAVELASRGWKVQVVEAKSSAGGAVSTQELTLPGFKHDVCAMNLSSFAGSAFFQRHKDALGRHGLAFVPAEHCFASVFRDQSYLGVSTDLETTLKRIRAVSEKDAQAWQAMLDDFQSKAPHLFAVLGSPMPSWGLMKSAWKSWRELGKDGVAELMQLLLATPRDFLDRHFESDSLKAMMAAWGLHVDFTPDTAGGALFPYLESMANQAFGMVIGQGGADTIIRAMTSLLQELGGELLLNVPVQTIEQENGRASGVVLADGRRLKARKAVIANLNPQLVFGRLVQSAAVPKDYQKKVDAFRPGLGTMMIHLALDGLPDWKAGAELQRFSYVHLAPDMAMMSRVYAEAAAGLLPAEPVLVVGQGTALDPSRAPEGKHTLWIQVRVLPAQVKGDASGKIAAGDWSQLKDAYAERVLDLLESYAPGLRRKILARHIMSPQDLEQFNANLIGGDNLSGSHHLDQNFFFRPVAGYSKYKTPIKDLYLCGASTWPGAGTGAGSGYMLANLLAK; encoded by the coding sequence GTGGGTGCAGAGACGGTAGTAGATGCGATTGTGGTTGGGGCAGGGCACAACGGCTTGGCGGCAGCGGTTGAACTGGCCAGCCGAGGCTGGAAGGTTCAGGTCGTGGAAGCCAAAAGCTCGGCAGGTGGTGCGGTCAGCACTCAGGAGTTGACCTTGCCAGGCTTCAAGCATGATGTATGCGCCATGAATCTGTCCTCCTTTGCGGGCTCTGCGTTTTTCCAGCGCCATAAGGATGCTTTGGGTCGCCATGGCCTGGCGTTTGTCCCCGCAGAGCATTGCTTTGCCAGCGTGTTCCGGGATCAAAGCTATCTGGGTGTCAGTACGGATCTGGAAACGACCTTGAAACGGATTCGAGCTGTCTCTGAAAAAGACGCTCAGGCTTGGCAAGCCATGCTGGATGACTTCCAGAGCAAGGCTCCTCACCTGTTTGCTGTGCTCGGCAGTCCTATGCCTTCCTGGGGCCTGATGAAAAGCGCTTGGAAGAGCTGGCGTGAGCTGGGCAAGGATGGCGTTGCAGAGCTGATGCAATTGCTGCTGGCGACGCCTCGTGACTTTCTGGACCGCCATTTCGAGAGTGACTCATTGAAAGCCATGATGGCCGCCTGGGGGCTGCATGTGGATTTCACACCGGACACAGCCGGCGGTGCCTTGTTCCCTTATCTGGAGTCCATGGCCAACCAGGCCTTCGGCATGGTGATCGGGCAGGGTGGTGCTGACACGATTATCCGTGCCATGACGAGCTTGCTGCAGGAGCTGGGTGGAGAGTTGCTGTTGAATGTTCCGGTGCAAACCATTGAGCAGGAGAATGGTCGAGCCAGTGGCGTTGTCCTGGCCGATGGCCGCCGCTTGAAAGCACGTAAGGCGGTGATCGCGAACCTGAATCCTCAGCTAGTCTTTGGTCGCCTGGTGCAGTCTGCTGCCGTTCCCAAGGATTATCAGAAGAAAGTAGATGCCTTCCGCCCCGGTTTGGGCACCATGATGATTCACCTGGCTTTGGACGGTCTACCCGACTGGAAAGCCGGTGCCGAGCTGCAGCGTTTCTCCTACGTACATCTGGCACCCGATATGGCCATGATGAGCCGTGTCTACGCCGAGGCCGCTGCAGGCTTGTTGCCTGCGGAGCCTGTGCTGGTGGTTGGACAAGGTACGGCTTTGGATCCTTCCCGTGCCCCAGAGGGCAAACACACCCTGTGGATTCAAGTGCGCGTGTTGCCTGCCCAGGTCAAGGGCGACGCTTCTGGCAAGATTGCTGCTGGTGATTGGTCGCAGCTTAAAGACGCGTATGCAGAGCGCGTCCTGGATCTGCTTGAAAGCTATGCACCAGGCTTGCGTAGGAAGATTCTGGCCCGCCACATCATGTCACCCCAGGATCTGGAGCAGTTCAATGCGAACTTGATTGGGGGTGACAACCTCTCGGGTAGCCACCACCTGGATCAGAACTTTTTCTTCCGCCCAGTTGCCGGTTACTCCAAATACAAGACGCCGATCAAGGATCTGTATTTGTGTGGCGCTTCGACCTGGCCAGGTGCAGGAACCGGGGCGGGATCGGGCTATATGCTGGCCAATCTGCTGGCGAAGTAA
- the glcD gene encoding glycolate oxidase subunit GlcD produces the protein MSLRYDEKLDGVLPRVDKMQLLSRLRDDIPGLDVLHTDEQLHPYECDGLSVYRSKPLLVVLPRNVEQVQAVMRLAHEVGVPVVARGAGTGLSGGAMPLEQGILLVMARLNQILDLDPVAGIARVQPGVRNIAISQAAQPFGLYYAPDPSSQIACSIGGNVAENAGGVHCLKYGLTVHNILRLEVITVTGERLILGSEALDTPGFDLMALFTGSEGMLGVVTEITVKLLARPPCTVVLLASFDEVEKAADAVAQIIAQGIVPAGLEMMDQMSIRAAEDFIHAGYPVDAQAILLCEIDGALEDVQDDVARVEQVLFKAGAQEVRVARDEQERQRFWAGRKNAFPAVGRISPDYYCMDGTIPRRQLAYVLKKTAELSEEYGLRVANVFHAGDGNMHPLILFDANEPGELERAEALGGKILELCVEVGGTITGEHGVGREKINQMCVQFNEDELQFFHAIKAAFDPKTMLNPGKNIPTLHRCAEMGGMHIHHGQLPFPELERF, from the coding sequence ATGAGCTTGCGCTACGACGAAAAACTGGACGGCGTGCTGCCCCGCGTGGACAAGATGCAGCTACTTAGCCGTTTGCGTGATGATATTCCCGGCCTGGATGTGCTGCATACCGACGAGCAACTGCACCCCTATGAGTGTGATGGGCTGAGCGTGTATCGCAGCAAACCCTTGCTGGTGGTTTTGCCCCGTAATGTGGAGCAGGTACAGGCCGTGATGCGTTTGGCTCACGAAGTCGGCGTGCCGGTGGTGGCCCGTGGTGCGGGTACAGGTTTGTCGGGTGGTGCCATGCCGTTGGAACAGGGCATTTTGCTGGTGATGGCACGCTTGAACCAGATTCTGGATCTGGACCCTGTAGCCGGAATTGCCCGTGTTCAGCCTGGTGTGCGTAACATCGCGATCTCTCAGGCGGCTCAACCCTTTGGCTTGTATTACGCGCCGGACCCGTCTTCCCAGATTGCCTGTTCGATTGGTGGCAACGTAGCGGAAAACGCGGGTGGCGTGCACTGCCTGAAATATGGTCTGACCGTACACAATATCCTGCGTCTGGAAGTCATTACCGTCACAGGCGAACGACTGATCCTGGGCTCCGAAGCGCTGGATACCCCCGGCTTTGATCTGATGGCTCTGTTTACGGGTTCCGAAGGGATGCTGGGCGTCGTCACAGAAATTACCGTCAAGCTGCTGGCACGTCCGCCCTGTACGGTGGTGCTGCTGGCCAGCTTTGATGAAGTAGAAAAAGCAGCTGATGCCGTGGCGCAGATTATTGCCCAAGGCATTGTGCCGGCAGGGCTGGAAATGATGGATCAAATGTCCATCCGTGCGGCCGAGGACTTTATCCACGCAGGCTATCCGGTCGATGCACAAGCAATCTTGCTCTGCGAGATTGATGGTGCTTTGGAGGATGTGCAGGATGATGTGGCCCGCGTTGAGCAGGTGCTGTTCAAGGCAGGCGCGCAAGAAGTGCGTGTCGCTCGGGATGAACAGGAACGGCAGCGTTTCTGGGCTGGCCGTAAGAATGCCTTCCCTGCGGTGGGCCGGATTTCCCCTGACTATTACTGCATGGACGGCACCATTCCTCGTCGTCAGCTGGCATATGTACTGAAGAAAACCGCCGAGCTTTCCGAAGAGTACGGCCTGCGTGTCGCCAACGTATTTCATGCGGGCGACGGCAATATGCACCCCCTGATTCTGTTCGATGCCAATGAGCCCGGCGAGCTGGAACGTGCCGAAGCCTTGGGTGGCAAGATTTTGGAGTTGTGTGTGGAAGTAGGCGGCACAATTACCGGCGAACATGGAGTGGGCCGAGAAAAAATCAATCAGATGTGTGTGCAGTTCAACGAAGACGAGCTGCAGTTTTTCCACGCGATCAAAGCTGCCTTTGATCCCAAAACCATGCTGAATCCTGGCAAGAACATTCCTACTTTGCATCGCTGTGCAGAAATGGGCGGCATGCACATCCATCACGGGCAATTGCCTTTCCCAGAGTTGGAGCGCTTCTGA
- a CDS encoding MAPEG family protein, translating to MLGIKISLVVAAFLPWLAAICAKAGGAGFTNHEPRPWLASLSGWRGRANAAQANAFEALPFFYAAVLLALWSGADALRVQSLMISWIVLRVLYLLMYIMDKATLRSLVWFLALVVNIWIVFLPVLRT from the coding sequence ATGCTGGGGATCAAGATCAGTTTGGTGGTAGCGGCTTTCTTGCCTTGGTTGGCGGCGATCTGTGCCAAAGCCGGTGGGGCGGGCTTTACGAATCATGAGCCTCGTCCTTGGCTGGCCAGCCTGTCGGGTTGGCGTGGTCGGGCCAATGCGGCGCAGGCCAATGCGTTTGAGGCTCTGCCTTTCTTTTACGCGGCTGTCTTGCTGGCCCTGTGGTCGGGGGCGGACGCCTTGCGCGTGCAAAGCCTGATGATTTCCTGGATTGTGCTGCGCGTGCTGTATTTGCTGATGTACATAATGGACAAGGCCACGTTGCGCTCGCTGGTGTGGTTCCTGGCTTTGGTCGTCAATATCTGGATTGTGTTTTTGCCTGTGCTGCGCACTTGA
- a CDS encoding AraC family transcriptional regulator, whose protein sequence is MNTGMPADPFRTRDLDEAIGQVSRVYAAHDLRLSRRVSRPFDMRLGVLDAQTAGCVVNLRYDADVMVDAADLPGLYLIMTCMAGQGSVRQGSSESAWASGITLPVSANVRTDFHFGEGFDQLSFRPDVQVLSKLCSDWLGRPLECPVRFRLSPFSTELSAAWNQAVQMLVVADKISLQPAVQASLSEFLHGMLLNGHPHNFSEALRSPGMSLSRAMVARAEDYIYEHCENTLTVGEVAAATGVSVRSLQASFRELALGSPVQRMRDIRLQRVRASLEQREGSVTEVALRFGFFHLGRFSAQYQQMFGERPATTLARARQRMSLLS, encoded by the coding sequence ATGAATACAGGAATGCCAGCCGATCCCTTCCGGACTCGGGATCTGGACGAGGCGATAGGTCAGGTCAGTCGCGTGTATGCGGCGCATGACTTGCGCTTGTCGCGTCGGGTTTCCCGTCCCTTTGATATGAGATTGGGTGTGCTGGATGCCCAGACCGCGGGCTGCGTGGTGAATCTGCGTTATGACGCGGATGTAATGGTGGATGCGGCAGACTTGCCGGGCCTATACCTGATCATGACTTGCATGGCGGGGCAGGGAAGTGTGCGGCAAGGGAGCAGCGAATCTGCCTGGGCGTCGGGCATTACCTTGCCGGTTTCGGCCAATGTGCGGACTGACTTTCATTTTGGCGAAGGCTTTGATCAACTGTCTTTTCGGCCTGATGTGCAGGTGCTGAGCAAACTGTGCAGCGACTGGCTGGGTCGACCCTTGGAGTGCCCGGTGCGTTTTCGCCTGAGCCCTTTCAGTACCGAGCTGTCAGCGGCCTGGAATCAGGCGGTGCAGATGCTGGTGGTGGCTGACAAGATATCCTTGCAGCCAGCGGTGCAGGCTTCCTTGAGCGAGTTTCTGCACGGCATGTTGCTGAATGGCCATCCTCATAATTTCAGCGAAGCTTTGCGCAGTCCGGGCATGTCCTTGTCTCGCGCCATGGTGGCGCGGGCAGAAGACTATATTTACGAGCACTGTGAGAACACCCTGACCGTGGGAGAGGTGGCCGCGGCAACCGGCGTGAGTGTGCGTAGTCTGCAAGCCAGTTTCCGGGAACTGGCCCTGGGTTCCCCCGTGCAACGTATGCGGGATATTCGTTTGCAGCGAGTGCGGGCCAGCCTGGAGCAAAGAGAAGGCAGTGTGACCGAAGTGGCGCTGCGCTTTGGCTTCTTTCACTTGGGACGATTCAGTGCCCAGTATCAGCAGATGTTTGGAGAGCGGCCTGCGACGACTCTGGCGCGGGCGCGACAGCGGATGAGCTTGTTGTCATAG
- a CDS encoding DUF1176 domain-containing protein: MSGQKQGHRAFFLIRTVATSLVLCMGSAAANAAAVTFSHKDWDLSCDNTLTCRAAGYSADGEELGSTVLLTRKAGSGEPVANRVMLAHYSDAEWQQGSAPELVIAGRKAGPLSFASDEAWEMNEAQFTQFLTALKKDQAISFRENGRTYAFSGAGSSAVLLKMDDVQGRVNTPGAILRKGKGSESSVKAPIAAPVINRAPVEDKSLRPMTVQEDALIRPVLLKVLAAEEEQSCSDDILSEPWGIARLNQQFSLVGAPCWLAAYNGGSAYFVIKNNVQSDPVLVSTGATDYDNGTISSSMKGRGLGDCWSYEASVWNGTSFVESERGDTGRCALIRAGGAWNIPEHVSQIVGP, encoded by the coding sequence ATGAGCGGGCAGAAACAAGGTCACCGTGCGTTTTTTTTAATACGAACAGTCGCCACATCACTAGTGCTATGTATGGGAAGTGCGGCGGCCAATGCTGCGGCAGTCACGTTTTCCCACAAGGATTGGGACCTGAGCTGCGATAACACGCTAACTTGCCGTGCAGCCGGTTACTCTGCCGATGGTGAAGAGCTGGGGTCAACGGTGTTATTGACTCGTAAAGCGGGCAGTGGAGAGCCGGTGGCAAATAGAGTCATGCTTGCGCACTATAGTGATGCCGAGTGGCAACAAGGCTCCGCACCGGAACTTGTTATTGCGGGCCGTAAAGCAGGTCCGCTGAGTTTTGCGAGTGACGAGGCATGGGAAATGAACGAAGCGCAGTTCACCCAGTTTTTGACAGCCTTGAAAAAAGATCAGGCCATTTCCTTTCGTGAGAATGGCAGAACCTATGCGTTTTCGGGGGCGGGTTCAAGTGCCGTCTTGCTGAAAATGGACGACGTTCAAGGGCGTGTAAATACGCCAGGGGCTATTTTGCGTAAAGGAAAGGGCAGCGAGTCTTCGGTAAAAGCGCCTATTGCTGCGCCGGTCATCAACCGTGCCCCGGTAGAGGATAAAAGCTTGCGCCCCATGACAGTGCAAGAGGACGCCTTGATACGGCCTGTGCTGTTGAAGGTGCTGGCCGCTGAGGAAGAACAATCCTGCAGTGATGACATATTGTCTGAGCCATGGGGAATAGCACGATTGAATCAGCAGTTCTCCCTGGTGGGCGCGCCATGTTGGCTAGCTGCGTACAACGGCGGGTCAGCCTATTTTGTTATCAAGAACAATGTGCAGTCTGATCCGGTGTTAGTGAGTACGGGCGCTACTGATTACGATAATGGAACCATTTCGTCCAGCATGAAGGGCCGTGGGCTGGGTGATTGCTGGAGCTATGAAGCATCAGTCTGGAATGGAACCAGTTTTGTTGAAAGTGAACGCGGTGACACCGGGCGCTGCGCTCTGATTCGAGCTGGAGGCGCCTGGAATATTCCGGAGCATGTCAGCCAGATCGTCGGGCCGTGA
- the glcF gene encoding glycolate oxidase subunit GlcF: MQTQLTPWAQQLPQAEQAQAILRSCVHCGFCNATCPTYLDQGNELDGPRGRIYLIKMFLEGKATSELTQHHLDRCLSCRNCETTCPSGVKYHNLLDIGRAALEPKVKRPLKDRAMRVALTQILPEPGRVGALLGVARTMRPLLPSSLQEKIPPKHNEDLTRPAQRHSKRVLMLEGCVQPAMAPSINAATARVLDRLGISVTPIAQAGCCGASSFHLGAQEQGLEQARRNIDAWWPQIEQGAVAIVQTSSGCGAFVKEYVDLFRNDPVYAERARRVSELAKDLVEVLEEQPLEECLNSQTRPRLAFHCPCTLQHAQKLGGRVEAVLTRLGFDLGAVPDSHLCCGSAGTYSLTQPEIAGRLRDRKMDALESSKPDLIVTANMACGNHLNGAGRTSVKHWIELVDEFLN, from the coding sequence ATGCAAACACAACTGACACCATGGGCTCAGCAACTGCCGCAAGCCGAGCAAGCCCAGGCCATTTTGCGCTCCTGTGTGCATTGCGGGTTCTGCAATGCCACCTGTCCGACTTATCTGGATCAAGGCAATGAGCTGGATGGTCCCCGCGGTCGTATCTACCTGATCAAGATGTTCCTGGAGGGTAAGGCTACCTCGGAACTGACCCAACATCACCTGGACCGCTGCCTGAGCTGCCGTAACTGTGAAACCACCTGCCCGTCGGGGGTGAAATATCACAACTTGCTGGATATAGGCCGGGCCGCTTTGGAACCTAAAGTAAAGCGTCCTTTGAAGGACCGCGCCATGCGAGTCGCCTTGACGCAGATCCTGCCAGAGCCCGGTCGAGTCGGTGCCTTGCTGGGGGTCGCGCGAACCATGCGCCCCTTGCTGCCATCTTCTTTACAGGAAAAAATCCCGCCCAAGCACAATGAGGATTTGACGCGACCTGCACAGCGACACAGCAAACGAGTCCTGATGCTGGAAGGCTGTGTGCAGCCAGCCATGGCGCCTTCCATTAACGCCGCGACGGCCCGAGTGCTGGACCGCTTGGGCATCAGCGTGACGCCAATCGCTCAGGCAGGCTGCTGTGGCGCCTCGTCTTTTCACTTGGGTGCGCAAGAACAGGGCCTGGAGCAGGCGCGTCGCAATATCGACGCGTGGTGGCCGCAGATCGAACAAGGGGCGGTGGCGATTGTGCAGACCTCCAGCGGCTGCGGGGCCTTTGTGAAAGAGTACGTGGACCTATTCAGAAACGATCCGGTCTATGCCGAGCGCGCTCGCCGTGTCAGTGAACTGGCCAAGGATCTGGTGGAAGTGCTGGAGGAACAGCCTTTGGAGGAATGTCTGAACTCGCAAACCCGCCCACGCCTGGCTTTTCATTGTCCGTGTACTTTGCAGCATGCGCAAAAACTGGGTGGGCGAGTCGAAGCTGTGCTGACTCGTCTGGGTTTTGACCTGGGCGCTGTGCCGGATAGCCATTTGTGTTGCGGTTCGGCGGGTACTTATTCTTTGACTCAACCCGAGATCGCAGGACGCCTGCGGGATCGCAAGATGGATGCGCTGGAAAGCAGCAAGCCTGACCTGATTGTGACGGCCAATATGGCCTGCGGGAATCATTTGAATGGCGCAGGCCGGACCTCGGTCAAGCATTGGATTGAATTGGTGGATGAGTTTTTGAATTAA
- the glcC gene encoding transcriptional regulator GlcC, giving the protein MKMQEPKRLEVTAELVAQRIETFIMDGVLKPGQVLPSERQLTQRLAVSRSALREGLQILRVRGLIETRHGKGSFVANLIDSAVSKPLEHLLQAQGRTLYDLLEVRELLESEAAQLAAARGTEADHIMIRRRFQELEDLQRQDAAPEQVARADHAFHAAICEASHNPVLVHMISLFNDLMLSTVRVSVQHLYPDHDSKRRLDRQHARLCNAVTQGQADLARRAAKEHIDGIRRQLQEMEAKQLRLEHARQRLNGL; this is encoded by the coding sequence ATGAAAATGCAGGAGCCCAAGCGTTTGGAAGTCACCGCCGAGCTGGTTGCCCAACGCATCGAAACTTTTATCATGGATGGCGTCCTGAAACCGGGACAAGTTCTGCCGTCCGAACGGCAACTGACGCAAAGGCTGGCGGTGTCCCGTTCTGCCCTGCGGGAAGGGCTGCAAATCCTGCGCGTACGCGGCTTGATTGAAACCCGGCATGGCAAAGGCTCCTTCGTCGCCAACCTGATTGACTCTGCCGTCAGCAAGCCGCTGGAACATCTGCTGCAAGCGCAGGGGCGCACGCTGTATGACTTGCTGGAAGTGCGTGAGCTGCTGGAAAGCGAGGCTGCCCAACTGGCCGCCGCCAGAGGGACGGAAGCCGATCACATCATGATACGACGACGTTTTCAGGAGCTGGAGGATCTGCAAAGGCAGGACGCAGCACCCGAACAGGTTGCGCGGGCTGACCATGCTTTTCATGCGGCGATTTGTGAGGCTTCTCACAATCCGGTGCTGGTCCACATGATCAGTCTGTTCAACGACTTGATGTTGTCTACGGTGCGTGTGTCCGTACAGCACCTGTACCCCGACCATGACTCCAAACGCAGGTTGGACAGGCAGCATGCGCGCTTATGCAATGCCGTCACGCAAGGCCAAGCTGACTTGGCCCGACGTGCCGCTAAAGAACATATTGATGGGATACGGCGGCAACTTCAGGAGATGGAGGCCAAACAGCTGCGCCTGGAACATGCCCGGCAACGTCTGAATGGCCTCTAG
- a CDS encoding aldehyde dehydrogenase family protein, whose amino-acid sequence MNSPQNHPAYIGGKTYFAEETFQAINASTGRLLGQLARCGAKEVDLAVQTASQAQKEWAQAAYEARAMLLNRLADALEQAAPRLAQLDAEDVGRRVSEVLIDYHIAVAQYRYFAAAIVAHEDFGRPIPDGYLIAKRVPLGVVGQIIPWNVPAIMVALKVAPAIAAGNAVILKPDENASLSTLEFARIANEIFPAGLINVLTGFGDEVGAALTSHPGVAKLAFTGSPEVGRIISQAGAKRLVPVSLELGGKSPNIVFPDIDDMDAVVDNALFAALYCNGQSCLAGTRLFVHDAIYTEFVDKLVAAARRVRIGDPADENTQLSCLINAPQGEKVLKYIQTGRDEGAKVLTGGQRVTVKGHEHGYFIEPTILETNNRMRVAQEEIFGPVLSVIRWSDVDEMIEQANDVCYGLAAGIYTSNLKNAMETADRLQAGNVWINRYFNLTSGSPFGGMKESGIGREHCRETLNMYSELKAITVQNSVPQPWFATEA is encoded by the coding sequence ATGAACAGTCCTCAAAACCACCCTGCCTATATAGGCGGCAAAACCTACTTTGCCGAAGAAACCTTTCAGGCCATCAATGCCTCTACCGGACGCCTGCTGGGCCAGCTGGCTCGCTGCGGAGCCAAGGAAGTGGATCTGGCCGTACAAACCGCCAGCCAGGCCCAAAAAGAATGGGCTCAAGCCGCTTATGAAGCCCGCGCCATGCTGCTGAACCGCCTGGCTGATGCACTGGAACAGGCCGCCCCCCGTTTGGCCCAGCTGGATGCCGAAGACGTAGGTCGTCGCGTTTCAGAAGTCCTGATCGACTATCACATTGCCGTCGCACAGTACCGCTACTTTGCCGCCGCTATCGTGGCGCATGAAGACTTTGGCCGCCCTATCCCCGATGGTTACCTGATCGCCAAACGCGTACCGCTAGGCGTTGTGGGTCAGATCATCCCCTGGAACGTTCCGGCAATTATGGTGGCCCTGAAAGTAGCCCCTGCCATCGCCGCAGGCAACGCCGTCATCCTGAAACCGGATGAGAACGCCAGCCTGTCCACCCTGGAATTTGCCCGCATTGCCAACGAGATTTTCCCGGCCGGGCTCATCAACGTGCTGACCGGCTTTGGGGATGAAGTGGGTGCCGCGCTGACTTCCCACCCCGGTGTAGCCAAACTGGCCTTTACCGGCAGCCCGGAAGTGGGCCGCATCATCAGCCAGGCAGGCGCCAAGCGACTGGTGCCTGTTTCGCTGGAGCTGGGCGGCAAAAGCCCCAATATCGTGTTCCCGGACATTGACGATATGGACGCCGTGGTCGACAACGCCCTGTTTGCGGCCCTGTACTGCAATGGCCAATCCTGCCTGGCCGGCACACGCCTGTTTGTACACGATGCCATCTATACCGAGTTCGTCGACAAGCTGGTGGCTGCCGCTCGCCGTGTCCGTATCGGTGACCCTGCGGACGAGAACACCCAGCTAAGCTGCCTGATCAACGCCCCACAAGGTGAAAAGGTCCTGAAATACATCCAGACAGGCCGAGACGAAGGCGCCAAAGTGCTGACAGGCGGACAACGCGTAACCGTCAAAGGACACGAGCACGGCTACTTCATCGAGCCCACCATTCTGGAGACCAATAACCGCATGCGGGTGGCACAAGAAGAAATCTTTGGCCCGGTCTTGTCCGTCATTCGCTGGAGCGATGTGGATGAAATGATCGAGCAAGCCAACGACGTGTGCTACGGACTGGCGGCAGGTATCTACACCTCAAACCTGAAGAACGCCATGGAAACCGCAGACCGCCTGCAAGCCGGTAACGTCTGGATCAACCGCTACTTCAACCTGACCAGCGGCTCCCCATTTGGCGGCATGAAAGAAAGCGGCATAGGCCGAGAACACTGCCGCGAAACCTTGAATATGTATTCGGAGCTGAAGGCAATCACGGTTCAAAACAGCGTGCCGCAGCCTTGGTTTGCGACTGAAGCGTAA
- the glcE gene encoding glycolate oxidase subunit GlcE, with the protein MSTVEHKNQDRSAELLEQVQQALETKTPLRLQGGNTKAFLGKAVQGQELSLAGHEGVVDYDPAELVVTVRAGTSLQALETVLNEQGQCLPFEPPLFDGRATVGGATACGLSGPRRPWVGSLRDYVLGCRLISGMGTHMRFGGQVMKNVAGYDVSRLMVGAQGSLGVITEVSFKVLPRPRSRASLVLEVAQQEIAGLLRSWRDQSRPITGAAWQDGRLHLRLEGGDSSVQLAQEQIGGEALDLSYWDDLCEQRLEFFKQPGTLWRIALPVDAPVQTWPGQILVDWGGTQLWLKSDAPAEQIHAQAQALKGHARCWSGSGAGQDVLPESLLIWHQRLKQQLDPAAIFNPGRLFPSAKSTCKHN; encoded by the coding sequence ATGAGTACCGTAGAACATAAGAATCAGGATCGCAGCGCTGAACTGCTGGAGCAGGTTCAGCAAGCCCTGGAGACTAAAACCCCATTGCGCCTGCAAGGCGGCAATACCAAAGCCTTTCTGGGCAAAGCCGTGCAAGGGCAGGAGCTGAGTCTGGCAGGCCATGAAGGTGTGGTCGATTACGATCCGGCGGAGCTGGTGGTAACGGTGCGTGCTGGGACGTCCTTGCAAGCCCTGGAAACGGTCTTGAACGAACAAGGCCAATGCCTGCCTTTTGAGCCTCCTTTGTTTGATGGCCGAGCCACTGTTGGCGGAGCCACCGCCTGTGGTCTGTCGGGGCCGCGTCGTCCCTGGGTAGGCTCATTACGAGACTATGTGCTGGGCTGTCGTTTGATCAGTGGCATGGGTACGCATATGCGCTTTGGTGGCCAGGTCATGAAGAACGTGGCTGGTTATGACGTGTCGCGACTGATGGTTGGTGCACAAGGCTCTTTGGGCGTGATTACCGAGGTGTCCTTCAAAGTCTTGCCCCGTCCACGTAGCCGCGCCAGTCTGGTTCTGGAGGTGGCTCAGCAGGAAATCGCAGGCTTATTGCGTAGCTGGCGTGATCAAAGCCGCCCCATTACGGGTGCAGCGTGGCAGGACGGGCGTTTGCATTTGCGTCTGGAAGGTGGCGATAGCTCGGTGCAATTGGCTCAGGAGCAAATCGGTGGGGAAGCCTTGGACTTGTCCTATTGGGATGATTTGTGCGAACAGCGCCTGGAGTTTTTCAAGCAGCCCGGCACCTTGTGGCGAATCGCCTTGCCAGTGGATGCTCCTGTACAAACATGGCCCGGCCAGATTCTGGTGGATTGGGGCGGGACGCAACTGTGGCTGAAATCCGATGCTCCTGCCGAGCAGATTCACGCGCAGGCTCAAGCCTTGAAAGGGCATGCCCGTTGCTGGTCCGGATCGGGCGCCGGGCAGGATGTCTTGCCCGAATCCTTGCTGATATGGCATCAGCGTTTGAAACAACAGCTGGACCCTGCTGCCATTTTTAATCCAGGTCGTCTCTTTCCTTCGGCGAAGTCCACATGCAAACACAACTGA